One Hyphomicrobium sp. CS1GBMeth3 DNA window includes the following coding sequences:
- a CDS encoding invasion associated locus B family protein, giving the protein MRPLFSTIPLVVAALVVGVAPLAAQEPGSVQTGAFGDWLVHENAGEGPKTCFAASQPKAKEPAGANRSKIVLYVSAWPKEGVKSEVSVKLGYPIKPDSTVSVAVGDAEFQLFPDQDRAYVADATEELKLVDAMKKGSSLIVKGTSTRGTLTTDTYSLIGLGRALDAVAAACPS; this is encoded by the coding sequence ATGAGACCGTTGTTTTCCACCATCCCGCTCGTCGTCGCGGCGCTGGTCGTCGGGGTTGCGCCCCTTGCCGCCCAGGAACCTGGGTCGGTGCAGACCGGAGCGTTTGGCGACTGGCTTGTTCACGAGAACGCCGGTGAGGGACCGAAGACCTGTTTTGCGGCCTCGCAGCCGAAGGCCAAGGAGCCGGCAGGCGCCAACCGCTCCAAGATCGTGCTCTACGTCTCTGCGTGGCCGAAAGAGGGCGTGAAGTCCGAGGTCTCGGTCAAGCTCGGTTATCCGATCAAGCCCGACAGTACCGTGTCAGTTGCGGTCGGAGACGCCGAGTTCCAGCTCTTTCCCGATCAGGATCGCGCTTATGTGGCTGATGCCACCGAAGAGCTGAAGCTCGTCGATGCGATGAAAAAAGGCTCGTCCCTCATCGTCAAGGGGACCTCCACGCGGGGCACGTTGACCACGGACACCTATTCGCTGATTGGCCTCGGCCGTGCGCTCGATGCGGTTGCGGCGGCCTGTCCGTCGTGA
- a CDS encoding RNA methyltransferase, giving the protein MTTPPQAWPPKARGYFAIGAERSSKALNLGNLMRSAHAFGASFTFTIGAQYQALEARADTSKGHWHLPHYNWETPGEMVLPKGCKLVGIELIDAAISLPSFRHPLQAAYVLGPERGSLSEELLSRCDYTVKIPTSFCVNVAMAGAIVMYDRVKSLAPFAERPVSEGGPQANTGAVRADQHRKGQPGG; this is encoded by the coding sequence ATGACCACACCACCGCAAGCCTGGCCTCCCAAAGCGCGCGGCTATTTCGCCATCGGCGCCGAGCGCTCCTCGAAGGCCCTCAATCTCGGCAATTTGATGCGGTCCGCGCATGCGTTCGGGGCCAGCTTCACTTTCACCATCGGCGCGCAGTACCAGGCGCTGGAAGCGCGGGCGGACACATCCAAGGGGCACTGGCACCTTCCGCACTACAACTGGGAAACGCCAGGTGAAATGGTGCTGCCAAAGGGTTGCAAGCTTGTCGGCATCGAGCTCATCGACGCGGCTATTTCGCTGCCAAGCTTCCGCCATCCTCTGCAAGCGGCCTATGTGCTCGGACCCGAGCGCGGCTCGCTCTCGGAGGAGCTGCTCAGCCGTTGCGACTACACGGTCAAGATCCCGACCAGCTTTTGCGTCAATGTGGCTATGGCCGGCGCAATCGTCATGTATGATCGCGTTAAAAGCCTCGCTCCGTTTGCGGAGCGGCCGGTTTCCGAAGGGGGGCCCCAAGCCAACACCGGTGCTGTTCGCGCCGATCAACACCGTAAGGGACAGCCCGGCGGGTGA